One Oncorhynchus mykiss isolate Arlee chromosome 9, USDA_OmykA_1.1, whole genome shotgun sequence genomic window, gtgggggttgtgcttacagcccaacaccgtgcaggacgtttggcatttgccagagaacaccaagattggcaaattcgccactggcgccctatgctcttcacactgagcacgtgacagacgtgacagcctggagacgccgtggagaacgttctgctgcctgcaacatcctccagcatgaccggtttggcggtgggtcagtcatggtgtggggtggcatttctttggggggccgcacagccctccatgtgctcaccagaggtagcctgactgccattaggtaccgagatgatatcctcagaccccttgtgagaccatatgctggtgcggttggccctgggttcctcctaatgcaagacaatgctagacctcatgtggctggagtgtgtcagcagttcctacaagaggaaggcattgatgctatggactgatCCCTCAGGAAACCATCCGCCacatcatcaggagcatgcccaggcgttgtagggaggccacacaggcacgtggaggctacacacactactgagcctcattttgacttgttttaaggacattacatcaaagttggaccAGCctatagtgtggttttccactttaaatttgagtgtgactccaaatccagacctccatgggttgataaatttgatttccattgataatttgtgtgtgattttgttgtcagcacattcaactatgtaaagaaaaaagtatttaataagaatatttcattaattcagatctaggatgtgtcattttagtgttccctgttgttatttttttgagcagtgtacatttgcaagaatttctaaaaacctgttttcgctttattatggggtattgtgtgtattttgATGAGAAaaataattgaatccattttagaataaggctgtaacataacaaaatgtggaaaaagtcaagggatctgaatattttccgaaggcactgtatacagtatacagcAACTGGTTAAGCAGCACACAAACGTTTTTTGATCAGCAAGATCAGAGCAGGCCTGGGCCATTGTTGGAATATCCATTacagtgtgtaatgcagcctagtattatttacaccatcccagcagctatcTTTGAAATATAACTTTGTTCTGTGCTTCTCCGAGCATGCACTTCATAGACAATAGGCTATGGATCATtggattgagaccacactaaatagcctataggcacaCTTGATATTGCGCGCCCAACGGAGAATCAGAGGTGAGGGGCTGCAACCGGCACACATCGATATATAGCCTAATTAGCAACTCATTCTAAAATACTGAGAAATATAGAGACATTTCATCAATTAGAAATTACATGACCCACCCCTGGACTAAATAAAatatactaaaccctccccttgatTGAAATTGAAAAAACATGAccctcccccctttttcctccagatACCCATTCTGTACATTTCTATCCATCCCCAAGTGTCTGTCACAGTGCTAAAGTTGAAGGTATCATTTGGTAGGCACAAGCAAATGAACATTCAGTACAGAAGTGAGTACAGAAAAAAACATGAGAAATTATGGTTGATTCATTTTAACAGGCTTTTTTCTGATGCATTCAAATTCTCCAAGATCAGAGTTTGAGTGCATAAAATCAGAAATCATAGAACCCAATTACTACCCTCATGCTATAATGATCGATTTAAATACATTAGGATGTAAGGTTGAATAACAGAATGACATAAGTCACTTTATCATTAGGGAACTTGTTTTCCCAGAGACATATTCACTAAGGAGAAAATGTTTTGAGATGAAACAGGTAGTACCTGAACTTGCCTAAATATCAGACTTATCATGGTTACGCCATGGATAATCAGTCTGAAAAAAAGTCGCTGTTAAAAATATGCAGTAGTCTCTACAAACTAGGTTACTTTATCGGTTGTCCGTGCTGTTGGTCCTTTCGCTGGAAGGTAGTGGCGATCAAATGTCCATAGGAAAGTATTGTTTACCTGACTTTTTGCTGCACCGGTAGGTTCGGTCGCTTGTATTTTCCACCTCCTGACGCATTTCACGTGATGCGCAATATATGAACAATAGCCAAATGTAACCGAATGTAGTCGACTAAAGCCTGTTCCCTGCAATCAGCTGGAAGTGCTTGTGAAATTAGTTTGGGACAACATTTAGTCTGTACTTCGGTTAAGCTCGGCCATTGTTGACATATTGTGCAAGTTGCATGCAAATTGCGTCAACATTGAAAATACATACCGATATAGACCAGCGTACTGAAAGTCGGGTTAATAATGCTACTCGGTGGATATTTTGTCTCAGATGACTTCCTACATAAAGGACAAAAATCAGCGGACAACAGGTAAAGTACGTTCAAATGAACTTTATTCAACATTCCGACTTGTGATGGGACTGTTCACAAAAAGTGAGCCTTCATgttagagacgagagagaggagtCTTCCACTCTTGGATTTGTAGAAGCtatacctgaacttgtccaaatAGAACTTGTTTTTCATTGCAGGCTTTTCTGTGCCCTACTTAACTTGACCCATATGTTTAGGAGATAAGCCAGCTGAACAAAATCATTGGTCAAATAAGATCAAGTTAGGTACACAAGTTATTGTCCTAGACTTTGCTTAATCATATGGACATCAGAACATATTCCAATGGATACATAAGGAATTGCCAATTAAGGCAAGAAAAATGAATTGTGCAGATACTACCTTGCTCATACCAACCTTTTAGATAGATGAGGACTAAATAGTAGGGTTTTTGGAACCACCTGTGAGTGAGATTGGGGAGGGTGAGGCCCCATCTGCTGCCCAGCATGCTCTGTGCCTGCCCACATTTGGGGCCTATCAGGGCTCTAATCAGAGACAGCCACGGCCAATCAGTCTTCATTATGCAAAGAACCTGGACACATGCCCCAAACAAGAGGAAAGAAAACACAGACCTCATCCAGAAGCAACCTCTATCCAGCAACAAAATCTAGACCCTTAATACACTTGTAGGTGGTTTGATTCCTGGCCATTCTAATTGGGTTGAACGGTCAAATATGATTTCCCTCGTGTGGTTTTTAGACTTAGTTGGCATATATTGTTGCTTGCTAGCTTGTTGccagtttgacaagaacatgtaGTAGGTAACTAGTTTGTTTAAACACATTAGTGAAAGCTAAACAGCTACCacttgttttgaaagttggatAATCTTATCCTTAAAAGTGTTTGAACAAAGCAACTGGGAAACTTCCATGGCAGACATTGTTGTCCCCTTAATTGCCACATAATTTCTGAGAAGCATGAGCcccaccaccaatcagcctacaccactgtGCACACACCCGTCATTACTATGACAAccagcaaatgactgctgtcGGAACACACAAATCCGATTGTCACTTGTAACCTACTGTTTAGACAGTCAATGTTccaaaatggattttaaaaacaaaactgatttgagcagtgtgaacaaggcttgaAAGGTATGGATAGATACAAAGTGAAGTAGGTTATGGCTCCACCTTGCCTTCTGACAGGCCGAGTGGAATTATCGCCATATTGATTACACCTGTCCAATCTTCCCATATCTCTGCAATCGCCTAGAAAGttggggctaggggttgtttctggacagggatATATATTTACAAAACTAAAGGTGACAGAGATCAGATTAGCTTGTATAATTTCATCCCAGTGATCCTCTTTATAAGACAGTGATCAATATACAttacatacccaagaagactgtaaATTCACCCCAAGAGTTAGCTTCTGCTTAATACTGAACATCTGACTATCCCTTTGTACACTGACTACCATATTATATAAATAAAATCAAACATACCACAAAATAGTGATTCGAAACATGAATGGAAACATGTCGACAGGAAACATCTCAAAACAGGGAAATACACACATGTAGGgtcacaaaatacatttagaagcAGCATAATCTTGTGACAAGATGGTCATTTCTCCTATGCGTAGACTCAAGGTAAGTAACACCAACCTGTGTGCTTCTAAGGATACTGTCCAGACTCATCAAATGCAATGTGGAGTGCATCGTCTCATTCTAGTTGGCAAGTAAACATGAACAAAGTTGAACAGTTCTCAGatagtatatacatattttttgaaATGGTACAATGTTAAGTCTATATTTTATCTGGGTCCTGGGAGAGCAAAGGATGGACCATGGTGGGTGAAAAACCGCTCACCTTTCAAACTCGTTGTTGTCCATCTGTTCAAAGGCAGTGGCAAAATCTAACACAGCTGGGTTTCCTGTACTGCAGATAAATACTGACTGCGGCACAGCTGTTACGATCGAGGCATCTTTGTACACAGGTTTGAAGAGTTCAATTTACTCAATCAAACCACAAAACTCAAATTGAAAAGGTAGGATTGGAAAACATCAATGCTTTTTTTTGCAGTTATTCCAGAATGTTTCATACCGTTACATCTATACTGTATTTGCTGTGTGACAATACTTCCTTATGTTTGTCTGAACAGCGTACAGTTGATAGAATGGCGTCTGTCGATAGTCCGGTCCAGAGCTCTCCACGTCAGCCACAAGTTAAATGACGTTATCAAAGAGCTGCATCGATCTCATGATGTTCTCATCCTGGTGGACAAACATACATTTTAGAGATATGTCCCTACTTCACTTATGTGAATACCAGAGGTACTAAATACTGCATTGTGCAAAACATATGATGCGATTGCAGAAAAGAAGGCAGAAATAACTCACATTTTGGCAGCAGTCAATAAACTCATCTATGGTTACAACTCCATCCTTGTTTTTATCCATCTTCTGTTGGTCAGGAAGGGCAGAGATGTTGAGAATGCAACGCAATATGATGTAACAGTATAGACAGAAATAAACTGAAAAGATGGTCAACTGTTAATTTCATTCCACGCAACAAATGTCACTGTACTTTGGGGTTATTTGTATCTAAATATGACAAGCATTGGACTATGGGCCCATACAATAAATGCTGCTAATGGTGAATATAATATGCacattttggcaacaatgtacggaacttaaaaataaaaaaacatacctGAAAAAATATCTCCACGTGTTGCCGAGGCGTATCGTCTTTGAGTAGGGGATATGTGCATTTCCCCATCATGTCATAGATGGCCTTCATGATGTCGAGCATTTCCTTTAAAACGGAGAGTTAATAAGATAACGGAAATGTTGACAAGTACATTATGCAATACCCGGCTTTCAGGGTATCATACTATGAAACATTGACAAAGTAGGCGATCGTTCTTTACATATCATTAGACTGGTTGTCCAGTATTCAACAGACGGCATGCTTTATATCTACATACAGTAGGTCATCTCTCATACAACACGTTACAATTATTAGAGCAGTATGGTTATCCCCTTTATTCGTATTTAAAGAAATCAATATATGATTCACTCTGTTCAATCATCTAACCGTATCAACATCATCGTTAACAGCAAGTTGCGACATTAATGGTAAGTACCTCCTTAGTAATATAGCCATCCTTATTAATATCATACAGATTAAAGGCCCAGTTGAGCTTCTCCTGGACTGAGCCTCGGAGCAGGATAGAGAGGCCCATTACAAAGTCCTGCAGTAGAAACACAACCCATTAGACCTTTGCACTTATACAAACACAATACAATTGTACCAAGAATATCTCAAACATCAGCTAAACCTGAATGGATTGATATGATACTGGTACATCCAACATACGCAAAAGTATATTCATGTAGAAAGAATGAACTTGAATTGAACTTAGTTTGATTACCATATCTAGTCTAAAAAGACATAATTCATTCATTGGTATCATTCTTCCCAACAATATTCTTCCCAAAAAGCAACAATTGAACAAAGAGAACATTATATCCTTGAAGTGCTGAAACTTAAATATATAAGAATGCATATGATTTGTAGAGGTTTTTTTTTAGGATCCCAATGAAATAGGCTTGAGGGTTATCCAGTACTATGGGACAGAAGGTACCAGTGTTTATTAACACCAGATAACTAGGGTGTAGAGCAATGACAACATGTCTGTTGTAATACGTAAGCCTATACTCTTCCTTAATGTTAATTATATGTATGCTGAGGGAGattaccatatatatatatatatatatatatatatatatatatatatatatatatatatatatatatatatatatatatatatatatatatatatatatatatatatatatatatatatacatacagttgaagtcagaagtttacatacaccttagccaaatacatttaaactcaagtttttcacaattcctgacatttaatcctagtaaaaattccctgtcttaggtcagttaggatcaccactgatgctgccacccccatgcttcacagttgggatggtgttcttcggcttgcaagcctcccccttttcctccaaacataacgatggtcattatggccaaacagttctatttttgtttcatcagaccagagtgcatttcttcaaaaagtacgatctttgtctccatgtgcagttgcaaaccgtagtctgcctttttaatggtggttttggagcagtggcttgttccttgttgagcggcctttcaggttatgtcgatataggactcgttttactgtgtatatagatacttttgtacctgtttcttccatcaacgtttgttctgggattgatttgcacttttcgcaccaaagtatgttcatctctaagagacagaacacgtctccttcctgagtggtatgatggctgcgtggtcccatggtgtttatacttgcatactattgtgtgtacagatgaacatggtaccttccggcgtttggaaattgctcccaaggaggaaccagacttgtggaggtctacattttttttttctgaggtctttttctgaggccttgaaatacatccacaggtacacccccaattgactcaaattatgtaaatgatcctatcagaagcttctaaagccattacataattttctggaattttccaagctgtttaaaggcactctcaacttagtgtatgtaaacttctgacccactggaattgtgatacagtgaattataattggaataatctgtctgtaaaccatTGTTGAGGACTGAGAAGACCAACTTGAGTATCTCATCAGAgactgatatactgtatataaggaATCTCCACAACTGTATATTCTATATTAAAACCTGTAATGTTAAAAAAATGGAGATATATAAATGGAACATTCCTGGTTAAATATAAACAAAAAAAAGGTATGGACTAGTGTCTGTCAATCCTTTTCCTGGAGACCTGCAGGCTTTTGTTCTTCCCCAGCATTAACACACATGCATCAACTTTGACACTATAGAACCAAATCTCTAATGTAAAATGTATCAACGCCATTATACTTTAGAGAGTGACGTCAGTCAGTGATGAATTGTCAAGGACACACTAGCTTACCTCAAAACTCACAGATCCATCTTTATCCGTGTCAAACGCGTTGAACAGAAAATGTGCATATGTTGAAGCGTCTGAAACGAGAGACACAGTCTCGGTCAAACATTGTAATGACAAGTCACAACCTTAATTGACATGGACAATACATGCTGACAGCGGTTCCAACTAGACATTTTCAACTGTGGTGTTTTTTCTCCTTTGGTCAACATAAAAGCCATCATAAGTTTTTTTTCCCAAAGCAGAGTAAGAATAAGAGATTTTAGAGTTGTTTTAATTTGATAGTTTTCCCAGTAGCAGGCCTTTAAGCAAGATGTGTTATCGCTCCCTTTCAAAGTTGCATCTTCACATGTTTTAGTTGCAACTCTCTGGCAATCCTAAAATATTTTCAAGCAGCATAACAGAactaagtgtctgtgtgtgtgcctgcgtgagCTCTCAAACCTTGGCCTGTTTGCGACTGACTGACAGCGTGTGTGTTTGCTGTAAAGATGagagataaaaataaaaatgtgctgAGTTTCTTTTGTTGAGCTGTATGGGCTAATGCAGATGACATTCCATCAAACACAAGGAACCCAGGGGGACTAGCAGGAAAGACTGCCCCAGTCAGTGTAACAAATAAACGGAGCACAAAAGAACAAGCGATATAACGACATTACAATGTAACATTGCTTCTTAAAAGGAAATCCATCATTGTACAGTGGACAATAAGACACATACTGCAGATCTATTACCTACAGTATGAAGACAATATTGCTTCATGTACTGGTTCAGGAGAACGTATCTGTGTGACTTTGGCTGCAATCCAGCACTGTCATATACAAACAGTTGATATAGaaaagttatatatttttttataggtTTTTAACGTACTATAGGCACCTGTACTTTATCATTGGGAAAGAAATGAAGATGTGTGTTTTGCAGAGGTAGACAAGTCTTCCCATATCCCTGGCGTTTGTCTCTCTTGCTGTAATGCTAGAGACCTCCAGAGCCATATATTTTGAGCTATATTTAGCCACGGACACATCATATACAAGTGATTTGGGGGACACATCCTCCAGTGTCTTTCgataaacatgttttatttatatttGGGTGAGATATAATGCCTTAAAAAAAACAATGTGTGAATTAAAAAATGGGAGAACTTCGAAGTAGAAGAACATGACTTTACCTTTGGGCTTTGTGAGCTGAATTAACTAAATATCAATGTGCCAAAGAAGGTTCAGGTGCTCAGGTGCTTATTTCCAAGAACCCAAACCCCTGTCTTTCCAGTCATACCAATTCCAATGACCCAATTCCACCGGATAATCAAAAGAAAGAGCACACCTTTGGCCGAACACATTTTGTCCATCCAAATGAACAATTCTCACCAGATGTGTCAACATACCTCCCTGTGGAAAGAACTGGGAGTAGATGTCTTTGAAGGTGTCTTCGTTGACCACACCACTAGGGCACTCCTGCAAGGAAAAGAGAATATCATTCCATTTGATTCAGACGCACAAGGCATTCTTAATTTGCCTCGGACATGGCCAACCCCATGCTGCAAGACATGAAAAAAGCAATATTTTATACTGCTTAAAAAAAGACCGCCGTAGCCTTTCAAGTTTTAACGTTTATTTGTTACgtgtaaaacagtacagtgaaattcttacatTGCAGTGATAAAATAGAATAAAACATTTAAGACTAAAAAAACTGCAAAAAGTATATACAGATCAGTGCCAGTGCCATTCAATGTGCagcggtactggagtggttgAGTTGGGTTAATACATaaaaagtgactggtagtaggatatatATGTAaacagcagcataccaccctgcatcccactgttggcttgcttctgaagcgaAGCAGGGTTGGtcactggatgggagaccagatgctgcaggAAGTGGTGTtcgagggccagtaggaggcaccatTTCCCAAATcaccagggcagtgattggggacattgccctgtgtagggtgccgtcttttgaGTGGAACATTAAACggctgtcctgactctctgtggtcactaaaaatTCCATGGCACTTAATGTAAGAGTacggggtgttaaccccggtgtcctggctaaattctcaATCTGGCCCTAACActgtcacctaatcatccccagcttacaattggctcattcatccctgtaactattccccaggtcgttgatgtaaatgagaatgtgttccagTCAATTCACCTGGTAAAAAAAggggctgaaaggtgactggaaGTAGGATTATATacatactaatggtaatatatacacaTGTGAACAAGAGTAAGTGTGACCAGTACCATGATAAATGTTAATAGAAATCAATGGACAGTGGTGTAATAAATCTAATCAATGATAATTTTAGTAGGAGGGTGGCGTTCAATCCCTGGGTTAATACAGGGCTTGTAGGGTGACAATGTCGGCAATGCATTTCCTGATGAAGCCCAAGACGGAGGTGGTTAGCTAGTCGATGGAGTCCCGAATCATATTCCAGTCagcgctagcaaagcagtcctgcaACATAGCCTCTGACTCGGAAGGACGATTTCTCTACAGAGCAAGTCGCGGGTACTTCCTGGAAACAGGAGCATAGACACATGATCTAATTTGCCAAAGGGGGGGCCTTGAATGTTTAGTTGTGGGTTGAGTAAcagtggtctttatcctagtgtcGAAGGAGACGTGTTGATAAAAGTTGGGCTTCACGTGTCTTACTGACGCAGAAATAACTCAGTAAAATTTTGGAAATTGTTGCgcgttgtttatatttttgtttagtatacttGTAGTGTGGTTTTCTTGATTTACTGATAATAGgactcagtgctagaggcgtcactacagaccctggttcgattccaggctgtattacaactggccgtgattgggagtcccatggggcggcgcacaattggcaagTCAAAACAGTGAGATGGGTACAATTAATCCATAAAACAGTAAGAGGAGTTCATGAGTGGAACCCATTAGGAAATGTGTTTCAGGCAAATACACTGGCATTCAGTGGGGAGCGGTCTTCACCTAACAGCACAGAACTACAGTATATCAGATGCATTAGGCTGGCCATTATCAACCAAAAGAGTGTTGAGAAAAGTGTGTACAGTTCACAATCACCAAAAGGAAATAGGGATATGAAAGGGTTTGTGGTGAATGGTGATGTCCTTTTTGAGAAGAAAATAGGGTTTGTAGGGCCTCTTATCAAATGTGCAGAGGGCGTCTTCCTCAAGTCCAGAGCTATACATGTGCCCTTGTCAGCGCAATGGAAATCTGTACAATTATATTATCATAAAGGCCTAACCTCTGGAGCTATTGTCAATGCAATCTAGCTTTTATTTCTTACAAGCTAGAAAAACCGTGCTCAATTTCTGTTTAGATATCCACCAAGGACACCTTTTAAAAAGAGATCAATGCTTGACATGAATAACTGTTTCCTTTCATTCTCGTCTGTAAACAATGAGCAGCAGCATACAATTCAACTTTTATCTCGTCTCTGTACAACAAGACAGAACTAGAATATCAATATTTTATTTACACATACAAAATATCATTCTGATAATGTAAATAATATTGCTTGTGTCTCATTTCGTAATCTAAAGGACATGAATGGATTCCCAGCTCAAGATGCCATACGCCTTTAACCCCTAGAGTTGACGTCGGCACCCCCGCAGAAATCACATAAAAAAAGCGCCCGAACGATGATGAATACGATGGTGTTCTACGATCCCCACAAGCGttacgggactcgtctgaagttggtCCCGCCAATCTGCCAACTTTTGAATGTAGCATCCGAACAGATCGGGCTACACACTAATGACGCCTCGAACAcgtagagttgaagtcggaagtttacatacaccttagccaaatacatttaaactaatttAAAGTAGATGgccaaaccgacttgccaaaactatagtttgttaacaagaaatgtgtggagttgttgaaaattgagttttaatgactccaacctaagtgtatgtaaatgtctgacttcaactgtacatgttgaTTGTTTTACAAGACTAGTCCGAAGGTAGCCCGGTACCAGTTAAACAAGTGAATGGAGGTAAATATGGAAGTAGTTTATAGTTTAGTTTAATGTGTAGTTTAGtttaatgtgtccctgaacaaaagaggggggggggggggggggtcaacatcaaaagtaacagtcagtatctggtgtggccagcaactacattaagtactgcaatgcatcttctcctcatggactgaaccagatttgccaattcctgctgtgagatgttaccccactcttaaacaaaggcacctgcaagttcccggacatttctggggggaatggccctagccctcaccctccgatccaacaggtcctagacatgctcaatgggattgagatccgggctcttcgctggcagaacactgacattccttgCAGGAAAGCACGCACAGAACgagtagtatggctggtggcattgccatgctggagggtcatgtcagggtgagccgatcatgctgtgacacactgtcccagaccatgacagaccctccacctccaaatcgatcccgctccagagtacaggccactgtgtaacgcaaatccgaccatcacccctggtgagacaaaaccgcgactcgtcagttaAG contains:
- the kcnip4 gene encoding Kv channel-interacting protein 4 isoform X2: MLNMVWETEGLQTVGIVVLVCASLKLLHLLGLINFSEDSVEDELELSAVRHRPEGLEQLEALTRFNRKELQILYRGFKNECPSGVVNEDTFKDIYSQFFPQGDASTYAHFLFNAFDTDKDGSVSFEDFVMGLSILLRGSVQEKLNWAFNLYDINKDGYITKEEMLDIMKAIYDMMGKCTYPLLKDDTPRQHVEIFFQKMDKNKDGVVTIDEFIDCCQNDENIMRSMQLFDNVI
- the kcnip4 gene encoding Kv channel-interacting protein 4 isoform X7, with protein sequence MLFVLGYVYPQNGDRHGVKARLMKLLPCSAVKKSSASSQNSVEDELELSAVRHRPEGLEQLEALTRFNRKELQILYRGFKNECPSGVVNEDTFKDIYSQFFPQGDASTYAHFLFNAFDTDKDGSVSFEDFVMGLSILLRGSVQEKLNWAFNLYDINKDGYITKEEMLDIMKAIYDMMGKCTYPLLKDDTPRQHVEIFFQKMDKNKDGVVTIDEFIDCCQNDENIMRSMQLFDNVI
- the kcnip4 gene encoding Kv channel-interacting protein 4 isoform X4; this translates as MSSCRKRCKREMFKFAQYLYRLVTGTLHADSVEDELELSAVRHRPEGLEQLEALTRFNRKELQILYRGFKNECPSGVVNEDTFKDIYSQFFPQGDASTYAHFLFNAFDTDKDGSVSFEDFVMGLSILLRGSVQEKLNWAFNLYDINKDGYITKEEMLDIMKAIYDMMGKCTYPLLKDDTPRQHVEIFFQKMDKNKDGVVTIDEFIDCCQNDENIMRSMQLFDNVI
- the kcnip4 gene encoding Kv channel-interacting protein 4 isoform X1, whose translation is MLNMVWETEGLQTVGIVVLVCASLKLLHLLGLINFSEDSVEDELELSAVRHRPEGLEQLEALTRFNRKELQILYRGFKNECPSGVVNEDTFKDIYSQFFPQGDASTYAHFLFNAFDTDKDGSVSFEDFVMGLSILLRGSVQEKLNWAFNLYDINKDGYITKEEMLDIMKAIYDMMGKCTYPLLKDDTPRQHVEIFFQKMDKNKDGVVTIDEFIDCCQNVSYFCLLFCNRIICFAQCSI
- the kcnip4 gene encoding Kv channel-interacting protein 4 isoform X5, coding for MTMDSKTNRVESISARVDAARSSTDSVEDELELSAVRHRPEGLEQLEALTRFNRKELQILYRGFKNECPSGVVNEDTFKDIYSQFFPQGDASTYAHFLFNAFDTDKDGSVSFEDFVMGLSILLRGSVQEKLNWAFNLYDINKDGYITKEEMLDIMKAIYDMMGKCTYPLLKDDTPRQHVEIFFQKMDKNKDGVVTIDEFIDCCQNVSYFCLLFCNRIICFAQCSI
- the kcnip4 gene encoding Kv channel-interacting protein 4 isoform X3, whose translation is MSSCRKRCKREMFKFAQYLYRLVTGTLHADSVEDELELSAVRHRPEGLEQLEALTRFNRKELQILYRGFKNECPSGVVNEDTFKDIYSQFFPQGDASTYAHFLFNAFDTDKDGSVSFEDFVMGLSILLRGSVQEKLNWAFNLYDINKDGYITKEEMLDIMKAIYDMMGKCTYPLLKDDTPRQHVEIFFQKMDKNKDGVVTIDEFIDCCQNVSYFCLLFCNRIICFAQCSI
- the kcnip4 gene encoding Kv channel-interacting protein 4 isoform X6, with protein sequence MGALMVIFSLQKDQRRKRTDSVEDELELSAVRHRPEGLEQLEALTRFNRKELQILYRGFKNECPSGVVNEDTFKDIYSQFFPQGDASTYAHFLFNAFDTDKDGSVSFEDFVMGLSILLRGSVQEKLNWAFNLYDINKDGYITKEEMLDIMKAIYDMMGKCTYPLLKDDTPRQHVEIFFQKMDKNKDGVVTIDEFIDCCQNVSYFCLLFCNRIICFAQCSI